GGAGAAGAAGATATGCTCGTCTAAAAGAAGCATTAACATGTTAGAGCTTACCAAAATCTTACTATAATGTGTGTCatgatgtaatgtttttttggaaATTCATACGCAAACATGGTTATGCATATTTTTGGATTGTCCCGCATCGTGTACAAATGAATTATCACAATTTACTGTTTGGGACGCATCCCGCTTTGTATTTATCCCGTTACTGCAGTGCAAATGTCAAGCAATTCTGTCCACGCAAATATATCCACTACATTATAAacggtttttatttttcagtgtacTTCTGTGCACTTGTATTATCTTTAAGCCAGCAGATGACAAGCGATCGGATCAATCTCTATAATCAATACTCCAGCTCTAACACCACACTGTGGTAAGTACTCTCTCATTTAGCAGAGCATGATGGGTAAACAAACACGACTCAAGTGATCTGATTTCACAGGCAGCCGGGCTCAGAGAGCAGCATCATTTACCCGTGGGTTATAGTAAACCTGGTGGTCACGCTGCTGGTCGGACTGGCCTGGGTTCTGATGTCATCAAGTCCAGATATTGACCACACAGAAGGTAAATGCAACAAATGTTCAAAGTTCAGTCGACAGATGATGTATGACCATGTTCAGCATTGTGAACTAAAtaccatttattaaaaataatgcgTAGTCATGTAACGATGCAGTGAATAATATTATAAACTGTAATGTCATTATATTGCAGGTTTAATTCAGTGAGCACAACCAGTtatctaaaaaaatctttatctATTCATGTATCAAGTTTATTCTCATATTGCTACAAATTCTGAGAATTTTGACCTTTTTCATAAACTCATAatcttattttaaacaaaaatattataaaaatgaacaattgtTCATTCCAAGATTTAAGTTCGAAACTAGaagtttaaatcatttaaataatatcTAGTTAACATGTATTTTTCCTCTTACAGAGTTTTTAATGTCAATGGAAGCTGAATATCCAAAAGCAGAAGAGAAAGGAAACATCACTGCATGAGGCACATgaattagtgtttttttttgtactatttttgaTACAtgattgtatatttatatatactgtatatctatctatctatctatatatctTATGGcgggaatacactacaagacttttaaaatcttaacatcatacacttgcagtttttctgaaagtttcagatagaattCAATAgaaactgatcaaatctgcaaactggcacagactttctgcaacaagtccagagtgaaaatctgagcaaaagtcttagTGTATTTTAGTCTTTAATGTGCAATGCTTTACCACTGTGACATTTGCAATAAACGTTTTTTTAGAGAACCGACCTTTAATTTGGAGGCTAGCAAAAACCACACAAAACACGGCCACATTATTTCTTTGTGATTTTATTAAGTCACACCAGAGCCGGCTGAGGTCGAGGTCTGACACGCCGGATTAAAACAGCCACCACGAGCCCACAGACACCAAACATGGTTATAGCCGTTCCGGACCATAATCCATAAGCCAATGCGTGTGACACtacaaacacaaagcaaaaaacaTAAGCAAGCATTTTTCAGaatctttttaaaaatcctGTACAAATATTGTtaacaaataacatttcataCCATCATCATCCAGGAGATTTTTAGAAACTGGTAAATCAGAATTGAGTATGACCTCGCCACTCGAAACTAACACTTTCTCTTCAGAATCCATTGATTGTTCTGAAACTGCCCTTCCTATGAgaacaaatacagaaaaataCACTTAATATTGTTAAACGCAACTACATGTAGAATCTCGTATGGAGCTGTACTCACTCGTCCTGCCACAGCTGGACTCGCAGGACTCTAAGCCAAACGAGTGGCAAACAGACGTGGTTCAATGAATGATGACCTGTTAGAGACGGGGAGGAGAGCGACGACAAACGAGATTAACCAAAATCTAACAGAACGCATGAGTAACGCACACGTACCCGTTCCTGCAGCGGCACAAGAGAGTGCCGATCTACAAAGGTGAACATCTTCATGACAAAGCGTTTATAATGAGACTGATACTGAAGCTCTGACTGTCCAACAGAAAGCATCGTGGTCAGGTAATGGTCATCCTTATAGGGACAGCTAGGAATTCAATTTTTGAGTGAGCACGGAGGTTCACAACAGCTTTTCATCTCACACATTGTACACAGGAAGCAGAATAACAATATACATCTGGCAGTTACCCATTAACTATCAGATCCCACTGTGGCAGACTCTGAGGGTCCTGGGTGGACGTGGCCCAACAGTGATCCAGGAGCAGGACGATGTTTGGATCTGTCCTCTCCAGAATCCTCACTTCAACGTACAAGGGTTCTCTCAAGACTTTGGTGACAGGGTAATCTAACTCAGAGTAGTACGAGGTATACACATCctctaaaatatacaaataaatagtaagTAAAGttgatttatatagcacatttatcTCAGCAGAATATATAagaatgaaatatggaaataaatgtGGGAATATTTAAATATGGATGTAAATGCATAtatggaaaaataaatatatgtatgaAAGTACAAAATAagggaaaaaacacaaaaaagaaattcaGGAATaaatttgaaaaagaaaatggctAATTATTGCAGGATTGGTTCTCTATTAAAGCACCTTCTAAATGTGTGAATCCTTTTGCATAGAATTCTGAGATGACTTGCTACAGATGTGTGCAATAGGCAAgttcttatttcatttttacaataACTGGACACGTGCATTCAATATAAGATCATTATTTCACATGCTGTCTGTTCTCTATGAAGTTACAACTATTCTGAACATAGCAAATGTTACTGTAACGCTGGAAGATGAGCAGTTAAATGCATTACACATGCCATCGGTGATGAACACTTACCATCCGAGCATCCTTTAGTGGTACACCGTCCATTGGCGAGTCTGAGCTCCACTCTGAGTGGGCCGTGTTGAGAGACAGGGAGAGGAGGAGGAACTGTATTCACCTCCATCATCAGAGCCTCAACGCCACTTCCTGAATACCTGCACTGGAACTTCAACCTGGACAAATCATCAAATGACCTGATGCGTTTCGGATTTTGCTACAGAAGCCCACTTTAGTGAGTGACAAAACAAGTCCCTAACTCATAGGCACTGTCTCTTGTGACGGATCCACGGGGTCCAATGCCCACTTCATACGCTGATGACATCATGTTTTCGTAAGTAATATAATGATCTTCTTCCTAAAGGAAAAGCAGAGACACGCAAGGGGTAGTTGCGGTTAATGACAAATTAAGAACTGGATCTCATCACCCATCAAGACCCTCTGTGAGGTTTGCTGATCACACCCACACAGGGACCATTTTCTGTTATGCCTCACCATCATTTTGGTGCCGCAGGAGCTGACcggaaactgatagatggcaaAGGTGGCTGTGGTGCCAACAGAAGTGCAGTGACCGCTGGGGTCGTCCTCCAGCAGGTGGATGGAGTCCAAACTGATGCGGGGCAGTGTGGCATCTCGAGCAACCACCAACACAAACTGCCCATCTCTCGTGCACTGCAGGGTCACTGAGACAGGACGaatcaaactttaataaaaatgtaatgtaccAAGGTATACATCAAAATCTTTTCTAAGGAAGTAATAGATTCTTGATGTTATAAAGAGCTCTCACCTGCTCTGGCATAATAACAGCCTTGTCCATCATAACAGCAGCTGATGGCGTCACAATCATCTGCGGTGACGTCAGACTCTCCGCACTCAATGCGCTCGTGCTGCTCCAGCACACAACGCTGACGCGACGAGACCTTCACCTGCTGCTGGGGGTCATGCAGCTCGTGCTGGGCAAATTCTTTCAAAACCGGTAAAAACGACAAACCACCGGCCTCATATTGTGGCATTTGCCAGGAGGACTGAGGATTCTGAGCGTTGCTGAAATACACACTGAGCGTAAACGCAAGTACTGCTTCAGTTAGTACCATTTTTGCGTCTTACTTTCGCAAAGTTGACTCTCTCTCCCGTGCGTCACGTTTTATGAGATCAGCACGAGGCTAATTTTCATTAGCCACGCCCCCTTAATAATGGCCAAAAGGTGGGCTCGACCTATTGCGCAGACCGACCGAGCATTTATGGTATGTTTCTGGAAAATATTTAGTCAATGGAAAATGTACTGCTATTTTTTGATCGCCTCAAATTTACAGATTTACGTTATAATGCAGTTTGAAAAATTACAAGATTTACAAAATACAGGACAaacaaaattcaaataaaaacaaagcaggaacaaaaaacaataaataaaaacaaaacatttaaaaatacatattattataatgttatttacaCTATGAGAAGCTTAACAAATATTAAGCTCTCCTGCCGAAAAAAAAGATTACACTTCTCATAcgaatataatagttttcattaaaaccCATTACAGTTGGATGGTGAGCGCAATAAACTTCATGTGGCAAAAACTATTGTAAGAAAGTCAAACGACCAAACTGCAGATTTCAGTATCTGCGATAGATTGTTTTAGTCTTGTTCAGGTCGTGTAGTTGAATGCCGATCCACACAGTTTCGCTAGTTTTAGATTCACACTGTAGACGTGGATAGCCAGTTTGCACAGTTCAACCCTATTTATGATGAACAttagacatttttaaaaaacaaatatgctGGATTTTGCTATCTTTGCagtgacatttgtcattattttaatcgGTGCCGTCCTGTATTTATATCCGGTGAATAAATACTCTTTGATGTGCATTGCCAACTGTTGTATAGTTGTGATAATCCATTGTTTTAGTACTGCTAGAATTTGCAAATGacattcatatttataatagATGCATTAACgctaaatgttttgtgttgttgttttaatggCAGTCATCTAGAAGAGCCTCAGGTATACCTGGACTGAACCCCACAGAGGAAAAGTAAGTCttcagtttgtttttctgttcacATTCAACATGAAACCACTTTGAGCAACACACTTTTCTCTATGTTCATCTTCCTCAGAGATGGAAACCTGCAGGACATAGTGAGCAAAGGCAGCCTGCATGAATTCTTGGTGGGTCTTCATGATGAGTTTGGATCCGTGGCATCTTTCTGGTTTGGTGGGAGACCGGTGGTCAGCCTGGGTGCCGTGGCCCAACTACAGCAACACATCAACCCCAACCGGACCAGTGAGTAACCTGCCAAGAGCtctaaaacaacaaatacaaaatCTCACCCGGTGTAGGAGAAATAATCCAAACACACCTTCATGTTTGCACCCTTTCCTCAGCGGATTCGTTTGAGACGATGCTTAAATCGTTGCTACGTTACCAGCCAGGTTCAGGAGCAGAAGTGATGAGAAAGAAAGTGTATGAGGGAGCCATCAATAAAACTTTGGAGAATCACTTCCCTCTTCTGCTTCAGGTGTGTGTGAAGTATTCTTTATATCgaacattttgcttttttatttttttaataaatttaggTTCTGGGAGTTTTGGGAGATTTTCAACTACTTCGTATTTTGTAGCTGGTGGAGGAAATAGTTGATAAGTGGGCATCCTATCCCAAGTCTCAGCACACCCCCCTGTGTTCACATCTGCTTGGATTGGCTATGAAAGCTGTCACTCAGCTCGCCATGGGGAGTCGCTTTCAGGACGATGCAGAGGTTATTTGCTTCCGCAAAAACCATGAAGCGGTGAGTGTTTTTTAATACTTACTCTacaatattgtttgtttgtcatAGTGatcttttaattgtaaaaaaaatctaaatgtgaaTAGATCTGGTCAGAGATTGGCAAAGGTTATCTGGATGGATCACTAGAGAAGAGCTCCAGCAGAAAAGCCCATTATGAGAGCGGTGAGCGAAAGGTTGGGCACTTTTTGACTTTTGTTTGTTCAGTGTTCATTGATCAGacacattgtttttgttattttcagctCTGGCTGAGATGGAgtcagtgttgaagtctatggCAAAACAGAAGGGTCAAGGGTCTGATCAATCCTCTTTTGTTAAGTGTTTACTACAGGCCAATCTGACAGAACGACAGGTGACATCATCTCAGCTTCATCTGACTTACACTTAAATGTAATTGATCAAATGATATTGATATTAGTGGTATTTTGCTGTCCTCAGGTGATGGAAGATGGTATGGTTTTTACTCTAGCTGGCTGTGTCATCACTGCTAACTGTAAGTCTAAGCTCTGCTTATATTCTGTCTTTTATTTCAAACTGTGGCCTGTTCTCATCTGTGTCATTTCCCAGTGTGCATCTGGGCAGTACACTTTCTGTCAGTATCAGAGGAAGTGCAGGAGCGGCTCTATCATGAGCTTGTCGAAGTGTTGGGGGAGGAGCCTGTTACCCTGGAGAAGATTCCTCAGCTCAGGTGAGTCCACATCATAGGTTTCCATGGTGCCTTTCCAATTTACATCCTGGCCACTAGGGGGTGCGTCGCGATTACTGAATGGAAAGGTACCAATTACCAATTTTTGGTAAAACATATTAGTAGaacataaaagtaaaaataagagATGAAAAACATCCattaattaatatacaacagaAGTTTAAATAATCCGAGGTTGACAGCACGtacattttctttacattttcagAGGCACATGGAAATgcacaaaacattgtttattcTGCATTGTCTGAAGAAAACCTAAAATCTGATCCTACTTGGAATTATGCACTTATTGTTAGCTCATTGACAAAACATTAAATGCTCTCTTGattttaagtcgctttggatcaaAGTGTCTGTGTAATGAACAAATATAAAGATGTTTGCATGACTGTCCGCATAGTTAGTGAGGATAGTTATGTGTGGCTTTGTGTCTAAAAAGAATAGTTGATCAGATTTCAGACAGTTTAATAATGTATTCCATCGCATTCTCTCTTGTTTGTGTTCCTGCCGCTTAGCATTATGTGCTTATAGTTTGTGTGAGCTATACGTTATGTGTAAGTGTCAGTCAAATGCACAGATGTGTATTTGTATATTGACTGTCCTCCCTGCAGATACTGTCAGCAGGTGCTGAATGAAACCGTCCGCACATCCAAACTTACACCAGTAGCTGCCAGATTACAGGAGGTGGAGGGGAAGGTGGACCAACACGTCATTCCTAAAGAGGTGAGAACAAGCCTCTGTATGTacgtttaaaacaacaaaagactaataaatatatatcaatttAACTATAAAGTTGTattatattgttgttatattaagAAAGGAAAGACGCACAATATTAAAGgtcaaatgtgtaatttttaggaggatctattgacagaaatgcaatataataaacataactatgtgtacagaggtgcataaagactttacataatgaagcgttatgtttttatcatcttagaatgagctatttctatgtaCGTACACCTGCTTGCATGGAAtacatcatgttgtttctacagtagccctaaacggacaaactgcttcgTAAATACGTTGTCTGCTTCGACAAataagtgaaaacgtgacgacatcttagtcctgtgtcagccaccgtagtgcttcgaaatgaAGAGGGGGATAGTGAGCCGTTGGCTGCAATTCtcaatctcaccactagatgccgccaaAAACGTCATGCGCTGGCCTGTTAGAAACATGTTGGCACATGTCACATACTGGCAGCTCAAccaatacaattaaaaagacaacataTAAAAAATTGCCAAAGCTCGACAATACATATACTTTTTGTATCACAACATATTGTTTGTTCACTGTGGGCGGGGCTACACAGTGCAATATGACAGAAATGTTTGATCATTTGCCAGTTGTTGTGCATGCCGCTTCTTGGAACAAAAATGAGATTCACATTAAagtgatttattatttaattctgTATCGCATTGTGGATGGTTAGGAGGGTTCGTGCATGTTTAACAAATTAACAAGTCTTTTCTTCTGTGATTTCTGCAGACATTGGTTATTTATGCGCTGGGTGTCGTTCTTCAGGATGCAGATACTTGGTCACTTCCATACAGGTATGTTTGTCCTATATAAGGTACTTCAGTCAAGTTTGTAGTGGTTCTTAACAGTTTCTCTTCCTCAACAGGTTTAACCCCGACAGATTCGCTGACGAATCGGTGATGAAGAGCTTCTCACTGCTGGGGTTTTCTGGAAACCAGGCCTGCCCTGAACTCAGGTATCCGATATTCACCGGAGTGAATCATCTGTAATCACATTTAAATAATGTCTTCATCTCCGTCTCTTTTAGGTTTGCATACACCGTGGCCACAGTGCTGCTGAGCACCCTGGTGCGCAGGTTAAGACTGCACAAAGTGGAAGGGCAGGTGGTTGAGGCCAGGTACGAGCTGGTGTCCACACCCAAAGATGACACCTGGATTACCGTCAGTAACAGACTCGTTCCTGACTCTGATATCGAGTCtaaatgatgtaaatgatgTCCGGTCAATGTGGTGGTGTTGTGCAAATGTGAACCGCGGTGTTGGGCTGCAGTAGATGAGATCAAATTAAAACTCTATTATACCGTTTAACATTTCAGCTTTTTGGTTCCAACATTTTTTACTAAGAACACATTACTTCCATGCTGTATAATGAAAGATCAGTGTTTAATAAGTATGTTCAATTTGCAATCGTCTATGCtaataaacaagaaaaacaagtgTGCATCCATGCATTCATCAATTCAGATCTCACAAAAAGACAAATCCTCTCATGATAAAGGGGACTTTAGAGGAAAACCAGTTTTGATCCTGAAAAAGAAGTTGGGAGGGATAGAGGTGGGATGGTGTTCTTTCCTCCGGTTTGcatcacagagagagagagagagagagaaagaaaggagCGTGTGTATCGAGGGAGAGGGAAGTGTCATGGTGGTGTTTTCCTCCTGAATGCATCCGTAAGATGTGAAGATGGCGGAGCTGCAGATGCTGTTGGAAGAAGAGATTCCCGCCGGTCGAGGAGCTCTGCTGGACAGCTACGCCAACCTAGAGAGAGTCGCCGAATATTGCGAGAGCAACTACATACAGGTAACGACAAACAAGACACGATAGACAAACGGACATGAAGAATGACAGGAGTGATGAACCGACCCGACTGTTGGCGTTGTCGAGCGATAAAGCCGACGACCTGACTGAAATCTCCGCATTTAATCACAGCTTTACACTCATGCGTCGATTGTAACACGTTCGAGTGACATTTGACGCactttgtgcttgttttgtggTCGTGATTTTGTCAAGAAATGAGGCCTCAGACGCGGAGCTAACAGGCTAGCCCGCTAGCTAAAGCGAAACCCGATGTGTAACCTCAAATTAACCACATCAAAAGAGAGAGTATTTCCTGTCAGTTTTTACACATACTTGACATTTATCACCGATATATGCTTATTAAACCCAACGGGAATGACATAAAGTGGATTTTAATCGGTTTGTAAAGAgattttaatcaaaacaacgCAGTGGTTTGTGAAGTTAGCTCTGCCGCTAATGCTGGAGCAGAGCCACCCAGCATTTTATGTGTTAAATGATGTAATACtcatgttttgttattattatttgggAATTTTATAAGTATTAGAATTCGTTTGAGGTTTGTTTATGGTCAAAGGGAAATGCGTGAACAATGATGAAGTATGTGTTGTTTTAGCAGTATTTGTGTAATCCTATTTGATCTTCAGACTTCTGTTTTCGTAAAGTTTCAGTGGTTTTTCTGTAGTACCActataataaacagaaatgatttCATATTGTGGAATATATTggtttatg
The Triplophysa rosa linkage group LG7, Trosa_1v2, whole genome shotgun sequence genome window above contains:
- the zp2l2 gene encoding zona pellucida glycoprotein 2, like 2 isoform X3; translation: MVLTEAVLAFTLSVYFSNAQNPQSSWQMPQYEAGGLSFLPVLKEFAQHELHDPQQQVKVSSRQRCVLEQHERIECGESDVTADDCDAISCCYDGQGCYYARAVTLQCTRDGQFVLVVARDATLPRISLDSIHLLEDDPSGHCTSVGTTATFAIYQFPVSSCGTKMMEEDHYITYENMMSSAYEVGIGPRGSVTRDSAYELKFQCRYSGSGVEALMMEVNTVPPPLPVSQHGPLRVELRLANGRCTTKGCSDEDVYTSYYSELDYPVTKVLREPLYVEVRILERTDPNIVLLLDHCWATSTQDPQSLPQWDLIVNGSSFIEPRLFATRLA
- the zp2l2 gene encoding zona pellucida glycoprotein 2, like 2 isoform X2, whose product is MVLTEAVLAFTLSVYFSNAQNPQSSWQMPQYEAGGLSFLPVLKEFAQHELHDPQQQVKVSSRQRCVLEQHERIECGESDVTADDCDAISCCYDGQGCYYARAVTLQCTRDGQFVLVVARDATLPRISLDSIHLLEDDPSGHCTSVGTTATFAIYQFPVSSCGTKMMEEDHYITYENMMSSAYEVGIGPRGSVTRDSAYELKFQCRYSGSGVEALMMEVNTVPPPLPVSQHGPLRVELRLANGRCTTKGCSDEDVYTSYYSELDYPVTKVLREPLYVEVRILERTDPNIVLLLDHCWATSTQDPQSLPQWDLIVNGCPYKDDHYLTTMLSVGQSELQYQSHYKRFVMKMFTFVDRHSLVPLQERVIIH
- the zp2l2 gene encoding zona pellucida glycoprotein 2, like 2 isoform X1, encoding MVLTEAVLAFTLSVYFSNAQNPQSSWQMPQYEAGGLSFLPVLKEFAQHELHDPQQQVKVSSRQRCVLEQHERIECGESDVTADDCDAISCCYDGQGCYYARAVTLQCTRDGQFVLVVARDATLPRISLDSIHLLEDDPSGHCTSVGTTATFAIYQFPVSSCGTKMMEEDHYITYENMMSSAYEVGIGPRGSVTRDSAYELKFQCRYSGSGVEALMMEVNTVPPPLPVSQHGPLRVELRLANGRCTTKGCSDEDVYTSYYSELDYPVTKVLREPLYVEVRILERTDPNIVLLLDHCWATSTQDPQSLPQWDLIVNGCPYKDDHYLTTMLSVGQSELQYQSHYKRFVMKMFTFVDRHSLVPLQERVRVRYSCVLLDFG
- the LOC130556283 gene encoding cytochrome P450 20A1; amino-acid sequence: MLDFAIFAVTFVIILIGAVLYLYPSSRRASGIPGLNPTEEKDGNLQDIVSKGSLHEFLVGLHDEFGSVASFWFGGRPVVSLGAVAQLQQHINPNRTTDSFETMLKSLLRYQPGSGAEVMRKKVYEGAINKTLENHFPLLLQLVEEIVDKWASYPKSQHTPLCSHLLGLAMKAVTQLAMGSRFQDDAEVICFRKNHEAIWSEIGKGYLDGSLEKSSSRKAHYESALAEMESVLKSMAKQKGQGSDQSSFVKCLLQANLTERQVMEDGMVFTLAGCVITANLCIWAVHFLSVSEEVQERLYHELVEVLGEEPVTLEKIPQLRYCQQVLNETVRTSKLTPVAARLQEVEGKVDQHVIPKETLVIYALGVVLQDADTWSLPYRFNPDRFADESVMKSFSLLGFSGNQACPELRFAYTVATVLLSTLVRRLRLHKVEGQVVEARYELVSTPKDDTWITVSNRLVPDSDIESK